A portion of the Apus apus isolate bApuApu2 chromosome 3, bApuApu2.pri.cur, whole genome shotgun sequence genome contains these proteins:
- the SRF gene encoding serum response factor isoform X2 → MLPSQAGAGNGAAAAAAALARGSGLGRSPVPRGANGGGAAAGPPGARLEREALYSGSEGDSESAEEEELGGERRGVKRGLAEAAAAAVAAAGPAAGAAAAAYSGSGGAGSVSGAKPGKKTRGRVKIKMEFIDNKLRRYTTFSKRKTGIMKKAYELSTLTGTQVLLLVASETGHVYTFATRKLQPMITSETGKALIQTCLNSPDSPPRSDPTTDQRMSATGFEETDLTYQVSESDSSGETKDTLKPAFTVTNLPGTTSTIQTASTTSTSMQVSSGPSFPITNYLAPVSASISPNAVTSANGTVLKTTGASAVTSGGLMPIPTGFTLMPGASLSLGTPPIPFTQLQPHSLALSSQQGQVVMGTAGQLQQAQQTVFRFPARAGGQIVSLTGGTMAQQVPVQAIQVHQAPQQTSPSSDSSTDLTQTSSSGTVTLPATIMTSSVPTTVGGHMMYPSPHAVMYAPTPGLADGGLAVLNAFSQAPSAMQVSHSQVQDQGGVPQVFLTAPSGTVQIPVSAVQLHQH, encoded by the exons ATGTTGCCGAGCCAAGCCGGGGCCGGGAacggcgccgccgccgctgccgccgccttAGCCCGCGGCTCGGGGCTGGGCCGGTCGCCGGTGCCGCGTGGGGCGAACGGcggcggagcggcggcggggccgcccggggCCCGTCTGGAGCGGGAGGCGCTGTACAGCGGCAGCGAGGGCGACTCGGAGTCAgccgaggaggaggagctgggaggcgAGCGGCGCGGCGTGAAGCGTGGCCTGgccgaggcggcggcggcggcggtggcggcggcggggcccgcggcgggagcggcggcggccgcctacagcgggagcggcggggccggctcCGTCAGCGGCGCCAAGCCCGGGAAGAAGACGCGGGGCCGGGTGAAGATCAAGATGGAGTTCATCGACAACAAGCTGCGGCGCTACACCACCTTCAGCAAGAGGAAGACCGGCATCATGAAGAAG gcttACGAGCTTTCCACGCTGACCGGTACTcaagtcctgctgctggtggccagtGAGACAGGCCATGTGTACACATTTGCCACACGGAAGCTGCAGCCCATGATCACCAGCGAGACAGGGAAGGCATTGATCCAAACATGCCTCAACTCCCCAGACTCGCCCCCGCGCTCAGACCCAACCACTGACCAGCGCATGAGCGCCACGGGCTTTGAGGAGACGGACCTCACCTACCAGGTGTCGGAATCGGACAGCAGTGGGGAAACCAAG gacACACTGAAACCAGCGTTCACTGTCACCAACCTGCCGGGGACAACGTCCACCATCCAGACAGCCTCCACCACCTCGACCTCCATGCAGGTCAGCAGTGGCCCGTCATTCCCCATCACTAATTACCTGGCGCCAGTGTCTGCCAGCATCAGCCCCAATGCCGTCACCAGTGCCAACGGGACAGTGCTGAAGACTACTGGAGCCAGTGCAGTGACATCTGGGGGCCTCATGCCAATACCCACCGGCTTCACCCTCATGCCAG GTGCTTCCCTTTCTCTGGGGACCCCTCCCATTCCTTTCACTCAGTTACAGCCACACTCCCTGGCTCTTTCtagccagcagggccaggtgGTCATGGGTACGGCTGgacagctgcagcaggcacaaCAGACAGTCTTCCGCTtccctgccagagctggaggGCAGATTGTGTCGCTGACAG gTGGTACCATGGCCCAGCAGGTCCCAGTCCAGGCGATTCAGGTGCACCAGGCACCGCAGCAAACGTCTCCCTCTAGTGACAGCAGCACTGACCTTACCCAGACCTCTTCCAGTGGAACAG TGACCCTCCCAGCGACCATCATGACATCGTCTGTGCCAACCACTGTGGGTGGCCACATGATGTACCCCAGCCCACACGCGGTGATGTACGCGCCCACACCTGGCCTTGCGGACGGTGGACTTGCAGTCCTCAACGCTTTCTCACAGGCGCCCTCAGCGATGCAGGTGTCCCACAGCCAGGTCCAGGATCAGG GTGGCGTCCCCCAAGTGTTCCTGACAGCCCCATCAGGCACCGTTCAGATCCCAGTCTCAGCTGTCCAGCTTCACCAG CATTAG
- the SRF gene encoding serum response factor isoform X3 yields the protein MLPSQAGAGNGAAAAAAALARGSGLGRSPVPRGANGGGAAAGPPGARLEREALYSGSEGDSESAEEEELGGERRGVKRGLAEAAAAAVAAAGPAAGAAAAAYSGSGGAGSVSGAKPGKKTRGRVKIKMEFIDNKLRRYTTFSKRKTGIMKKAYELSTLTGTQVLLLVASETGHVYTFATRKLQPMITSETGKALIQTCLNSPDSPPRSDPTTDQRMSATGFEETDLTYQVSESDSSGETKDTLKPAFTVTNLPGTTSTIQTASTTSTSMQVSSGPSFPITNYLAPVSASISPNAVTSANGTVLKTTGASAVTSGGLMPIPTGFTLMPGGTMAQQVPVQAIQVHQAPQQTSPSSDSSTDLTQTSSSGTVTLPATIMTSSVPTTVGGHMMYPSPHAVMYAPTPGLADGGLAVLNAFSQAPSAMQVSHSQVQDQGGVPQVFLTAPSGTVQIPVSAVQLHQMAVIGQQSSSGSSLTELQVVNLDTSHSTKSD from the exons ATGTTGCCGAGCCAAGCCGGGGCCGGGAacggcgccgccgccgctgccgccgccttAGCCCGCGGCTCGGGGCTGGGCCGGTCGCCGGTGCCGCGTGGGGCGAACGGcggcggagcggcggcggggccgcccggggCCCGTCTGGAGCGGGAGGCGCTGTACAGCGGCAGCGAGGGCGACTCGGAGTCAgccgaggaggaggagctgggaggcgAGCGGCGCGGCGTGAAGCGTGGCCTGgccgaggcggcggcggcggcggtggcggcggcggggcccgcggcgggagcggcggcggccgcctacagcgggagcggcggggccggctcCGTCAGCGGCGCCAAGCCCGGGAAGAAGACGCGGGGCCGGGTGAAGATCAAGATGGAGTTCATCGACAACAAGCTGCGGCGCTACACCACCTTCAGCAAGAGGAAGACCGGCATCATGAAGAAG gcttACGAGCTTTCCACGCTGACCGGTACTcaagtcctgctgctggtggccagtGAGACAGGCCATGTGTACACATTTGCCACACGGAAGCTGCAGCCCATGATCACCAGCGAGACAGGGAAGGCATTGATCCAAACATGCCTCAACTCCCCAGACTCGCCCCCGCGCTCAGACCCAACCACTGACCAGCGCATGAGCGCCACGGGCTTTGAGGAGACGGACCTCACCTACCAGGTGTCGGAATCGGACAGCAGTGGGGAAACCAAG gacACACTGAAACCAGCGTTCACTGTCACCAACCTGCCGGGGACAACGTCCACCATCCAGACAGCCTCCACCACCTCGACCTCCATGCAGGTCAGCAGTGGCCCGTCATTCCCCATCACTAATTACCTGGCGCCAGTGTCTGCCAGCATCAGCCCCAATGCCGTCACCAGTGCCAACGGGACAGTGCTGAAGACTACTGGAGCCAGTGCAGTGACATCTGGGGGCCTCATGCCAATACCCACCGGCTTCACCCTCATGCCAG gTGGTACCATGGCCCAGCAGGTCCCAGTCCAGGCGATTCAGGTGCACCAGGCACCGCAGCAAACGTCTCCCTCTAGTGACAGCAGCACTGACCTTACCCAGACCTCTTCCAGTGGAACAG TGACCCTCCCAGCGACCATCATGACATCGTCTGTGCCAACCACTGTGGGTGGCCACATGATGTACCCCAGCCCACACGCGGTGATGTACGCGCCCACACCTGGCCTTGCGGACGGTGGACTTGCAGTCCTCAACGCTTTCTCACAGGCGCCCTCAGCGATGCAGGTGTCCCACAGCCAGGTCCAGGATCAGG GTGGCGTCCCCCAAGTGTTCCTGACAGCCCCATCAGGCACCGTTCAGATCCCAGTCTCAGCTGTCCAGCTTCACCAG ATGGCTGTCATcgggcagcagagcagcagtggcagcagcctgACGGAGCTGCAAGTGGTCAACTTGGACACCTCACACAGCACCAAGAGTGACTGA
- the SRF gene encoding serum response factor isoform X4, with product MLPSQAGAGNGAAAAAAALARGSGLGRSPVPRGANGGGAAAGPPGARLEREALYSGSEGDSESAEEEELGGERRGVKRGLAEAAAAAVAAAGPAAGAAAAAYSGSGGAGSVSGAKPGKKTRGRVKIKMEFIDNKLRRYTTFSKRKTGIMKKAYELSTLTGTQVLLLVASETGHVYTFATRKLQPMITSETGKALIQTCLNSPDSPPRSDPTTDQRMSATGFEETDLTYQVSESDSSGETKDTLKPAFTVTNLPGTTSTIQTASTTSTSMQVSSGPSFPITNYLAPVSASISPNAVTSANGTVLKTTGASAVTSGGLMPIPTGFTLMPGASLSLGTPPIPFTQLQPHSLALSSQQGQVVMGTAGQLQQAQQTVFRFPARAGGQIVSLTGGTMAQQVPVQAIQVHQAPQQTSPSSDSSTDLTQTSSSGTGGVPQVFLTAPSGTVQIPVSAVQLHQMAVIGQQSSSGSSLTELQVVNLDTSHSTKSD from the exons ATGTTGCCGAGCCAAGCCGGGGCCGGGAacggcgccgccgccgctgccgccgccttAGCCCGCGGCTCGGGGCTGGGCCGGTCGCCGGTGCCGCGTGGGGCGAACGGcggcggagcggcggcggggccgcccggggCCCGTCTGGAGCGGGAGGCGCTGTACAGCGGCAGCGAGGGCGACTCGGAGTCAgccgaggaggaggagctgggaggcgAGCGGCGCGGCGTGAAGCGTGGCCTGgccgaggcggcggcggcggcggtggcggcggcggggcccgcggcgggagcggcggcggccgcctacagcgggagcggcggggccggctcCGTCAGCGGCGCCAAGCCCGGGAAGAAGACGCGGGGCCGGGTGAAGATCAAGATGGAGTTCATCGACAACAAGCTGCGGCGCTACACCACCTTCAGCAAGAGGAAGACCGGCATCATGAAGAAG gcttACGAGCTTTCCACGCTGACCGGTACTcaagtcctgctgctggtggccagtGAGACAGGCCATGTGTACACATTTGCCACACGGAAGCTGCAGCCCATGATCACCAGCGAGACAGGGAAGGCATTGATCCAAACATGCCTCAACTCCCCAGACTCGCCCCCGCGCTCAGACCCAACCACTGACCAGCGCATGAGCGCCACGGGCTTTGAGGAGACGGACCTCACCTACCAGGTGTCGGAATCGGACAGCAGTGGGGAAACCAAG gacACACTGAAACCAGCGTTCACTGTCACCAACCTGCCGGGGACAACGTCCACCATCCAGACAGCCTCCACCACCTCGACCTCCATGCAGGTCAGCAGTGGCCCGTCATTCCCCATCACTAATTACCTGGCGCCAGTGTCTGCCAGCATCAGCCCCAATGCCGTCACCAGTGCCAACGGGACAGTGCTGAAGACTACTGGAGCCAGTGCAGTGACATCTGGGGGCCTCATGCCAATACCCACCGGCTTCACCCTCATGCCAG GTGCTTCCCTTTCTCTGGGGACCCCTCCCATTCCTTTCACTCAGTTACAGCCACACTCCCTGGCTCTTTCtagccagcagggccaggtgGTCATGGGTACGGCTGgacagctgcagcaggcacaaCAGACAGTCTTCCGCTtccctgccagagctggaggGCAGATTGTGTCGCTGACAG gTGGTACCATGGCCCAGCAGGTCCCAGTCCAGGCGATTCAGGTGCACCAGGCACCGCAGCAAACGTCTCCCTCTAGTGACAGCAGCACTGACCTTACCCAGACCTCTTCCAGTGGAACAG GTGGCGTCCCCCAAGTGTTCCTGACAGCCCCATCAGGCACCGTTCAGATCCCAGTCTCAGCTGTCCAGCTTCACCAG ATGGCTGTCATcgggcagcagagcagcagtggcagcagcctgACGGAGCTGCAAGTGGTCAACTTGGACACCTCACACAGCACCAAGAGTGACTGA
- the SRF gene encoding serum response factor isoform X1 codes for MLPSQAGAGNGAAAAAAALARGSGLGRSPVPRGANGGGAAAGPPGARLEREALYSGSEGDSESAEEEELGGERRGVKRGLAEAAAAAVAAAGPAAGAAAAAYSGSGGAGSVSGAKPGKKTRGRVKIKMEFIDNKLRRYTTFSKRKTGIMKKAYELSTLTGTQVLLLVASETGHVYTFATRKLQPMITSETGKALIQTCLNSPDSPPRSDPTTDQRMSATGFEETDLTYQVSESDSSGETKDTLKPAFTVTNLPGTTSTIQTASTTSTSMQVSSGPSFPITNYLAPVSASISPNAVTSANGTVLKTTGASAVTSGGLMPIPTGFTLMPGASLSLGTPPIPFTQLQPHSLALSSQQGQVVMGTAGQLQQAQQTVFRFPARAGGQIVSLTGGTMAQQVPVQAIQVHQAPQQTSPSSDSSTDLTQTSSSGTVTLPATIMTSSVPTTVGGHMMYPSPHAVMYAPTPGLADGGLAVLNAFSQAPSAMQVSHSQVQDQGGVPQVFLTAPSGTVQIPVSAVQLHQMAVIGQQSSSGSSLTELQVVNLDTSHSTKSD; via the exons ATGTTGCCGAGCCAAGCCGGGGCCGGGAacggcgccgccgccgctgccgccgccttAGCCCGCGGCTCGGGGCTGGGCCGGTCGCCGGTGCCGCGTGGGGCGAACGGcggcggagcggcggcggggccgcccggggCCCGTCTGGAGCGGGAGGCGCTGTACAGCGGCAGCGAGGGCGACTCGGAGTCAgccgaggaggaggagctgggaggcgAGCGGCGCGGCGTGAAGCGTGGCCTGgccgaggcggcggcggcggcggtggcggcggcggggcccgcggcgggagcggcggcggccgcctacagcgggagcggcggggccggctcCGTCAGCGGCGCCAAGCCCGGGAAGAAGACGCGGGGCCGGGTGAAGATCAAGATGGAGTTCATCGACAACAAGCTGCGGCGCTACACCACCTTCAGCAAGAGGAAGACCGGCATCATGAAGAAG gcttACGAGCTTTCCACGCTGACCGGTACTcaagtcctgctgctggtggccagtGAGACAGGCCATGTGTACACATTTGCCACACGGAAGCTGCAGCCCATGATCACCAGCGAGACAGGGAAGGCATTGATCCAAACATGCCTCAACTCCCCAGACTCGCCCCCGCGCTCAGACCCAACCACTGACCAGCGCATGAGCGCCACGGGCTTTGAGGAGACGGACCTCACCTACCAGGTGTCGGAATCGGACAGCAGTGGGGAAACCAAG gacACACTGAAACCAGCGTTCACTGTCACCAACCTGCCGGGGACAACGTCCACCATCCAGACAGCCTCCACCACCTCGACCTCCATGCAGGTCAGCAGTGGCCCGTCATTCCCCATCACTAATTACCTGGCGCCAGTGTCTGCCAGCATCAGCCCCAATGCCGTCACCAGTGCCAACGGGACAGTGCTGAAGACTACTGGAGCCAGTGCAGTGACATCTGGGGGCCTCATGCCAATACCCACCGGCTTCACCCTCATGCCAG GTGCTTCCCTTTCTCTGGGGACCCCTCCCATTCCTTTCACTCAGTTACAGCCACACTCCCTGGCTCTTTCtagccagcagggccaggtgGTCATGGGTACGGCTGgacagctgcagcaggcacaaCAGACAGTCTTCCGCTtccctgccagagctggaggGCAGATTGTGTCGCTGACAG gTGGTACCATGGCCCAGCAGGTCCCAGTCCAGGCGATTCAGGTGCACCAGGCACCGCAGCAAACGTCTCCCTCTAGTGACAGCAGCACTGACCTTACCCAGACCTCTTCCAGTGGAACAG TGACCCTCCCAGCGACCATCATGACATCGTCTGTGCCAACCACTGTGGGTGGCCACATGATGTACCCCAGCCCACACGCGGTGATGTACGCGCCCACACCTGGCCTTGCGGACGGTGGACTTGCAGTCCTCAACGCTTTCTCACAGGCGCCCTCAGCGATGCAGGTGTCCCACAGCCAGGTCCAGGATCAGG GTGGCGTCCCCCAAGTGTTCCTGACAGCCCCATCAGGCACCGTTCAGATCCCAGTCTCAGCTGTCCAGCTTCACCAG ATGGCTGTCATcgggcagcagagcagcagtggcagcagcctgACGGAGCTGCAAGTGGTCAACTTGGACACCTCACACAGCACCAAGAGTGACTGA